The DNA sequence GAGTGAGGCGCTCTCGCGGGTCGCCGCCGATCCACCTAGGCTGACTCGACGTGAATGCCCTTGACCGGGTCGCGCCCGCGTTCATCGACATGGCCCACTCCATCGTCTGGGCGTCGGTGGCTACGGTGGACTCCGACGGCAAACCGCGCACCCGCATCCTGCACCCGATCTGGGAGTGGGACGGCACTTATCTGTTCGGCTGGATCGCCACGGTGCCGACACCGCTCAAACGCGACCACGTGGCGGCCCACCCGTGGGTGTCGGTGAGCTACTGGACCACCAGCCACGACACGTGCGCCGCGGACTGCCTGGTCGAGTGGTACACCGACGACGACACCTGTTCGGCGGTGTGGCAGAAGTTCGCCTCCGCCCCGCAACCGGTGGGCTATGACCCGGCGATCATCCCGCAGTGGAAAGACGGCCCCACCGCCGAGCAGTTCGCCGCCCTGCGACTGGCCCCGTACCGGCTCCGGGTGATGCCCGGCTCCATGCTGACCGCCGGCCGCGGCGAAGTTCTGACCTGGAACGACAGCAGTGGTCGCCGGGACTGATACCGCCGGCTTGACGCTGGCGCCGAAGAATCCGCTGCCGTATCGGCAGCTGTTGCGTCTAGTCCGGGCGCTGGACACCGGCCAGCTGGCCATCCGGGGCGCCGGCGGGCCCGTCACCCGGATCCAGGTGGCGCCGAAATGGCTGTTCCCGCCGTTCGTGGCGGTCTTCTCGCCCGAAGCCATCCGTGACGTCCTCGGCCGCAACGACGCGTTCTCCGAACGGTGCATCGTGCACGAGGAAGTGCGCGACATGGCCGGCGACAGCCTGTTCGTGCTGCCCAACGAGCCGTGGCGACCGCGCAAGCGGGCGTTGCAGCCGGTGTTC is a window from the Mycolicibacterium poriferae genome containing:
- a CDS encoding pyridoxamine 5'-phosphate oxidase family protein, which produces MAHSIVWASVATVDSDGKPRTRILHPIWEWDGTYLFGWIATVPTPLKRDHVAAHPWVSVSYWTTSHDTCAADCLVEWYTDDDTCSAVWQKFASAPQPVGYDPAIIPQWKDGPTAEQFAALRLAPYRLRVMPGSMLTAGRGEVLTWNDSSGRRD